One Longimicrobiales bacterium DNA window includes the following coding sequences:
- the accD gene encoding acetyl-CoA carboxylase, carboxyltransferase subunit beta codes for MAWFRKDKKPLKAQDKRDLPSDVFDKCQACGEILYRERLAQNLNVCPTCGHHLRIGAEAYLSILIDSGTFTEMDAGLRASDPLEFRDLKLYADRIAAAEAKGTNEALISGTGELEGIAVAVAVMDFGYIGGSMGSVVGEKITRAAHAALKQKIPLIIVSASGGARMQEGIYSLMQMAKSSTVLARLHEAGIPFVSVLTHPTTGGVTASYAMLGDVNIAEPEALIGFAGPRVIEETIKQDLPKGFQRAEFLLEHGMVDRVVDRRELKETIALILRHQYAGWTD; via the coding sequence ATGGCCTGGTTCCGTAAGGACAAAAAGCCGCTCAAGGCGCAGGACAAGCGGGATCTTCCCTCCGACGTATTCGACAAGTGTCAGGCGTGTGGTGAGATCCTGTACAGGGAGCGCCTCGCGCAGAATCTCAATGTCTGTCCCACATGCGGTCACCACCTCCGCATCGGGGCTGAGGCGTATCTGTCGATTCTTATCGACAGCGGGACGTTCACGGAGATGGACGCAGGCCTACGTGCCTCCGATCCCCTCGAGTTCCGCGACCTGAAGCTGTACGCAGACCGGATCGCGGCGGCCGAGGCGAAGGGCACAAACGAGGCTCTGATCTCTGGCACTGGCGAACTCGAAGGGATCGCCGTCGCGGTCGCGGTCATGGACTTCGGCTACATCGGTGGCTCGATGGGTTCGGTGGTCGGGGAGAAGATCACGCGGGCCGCGCACGCGGCGTTGAAGCAGAAGATTCCACTGATCATCGTGTCCGCGTCGGGGGGAGCTCGCATGCAAGAGGGGATCTATTCCCTCATGCAGATGGCGAAGTCGTCCACCGTGTTGGCCCGGCTGCACGAGGCAGGCATTCCGTTTGTCTCCGTACTGACCCACCCCACTACGGGTGGTGTTACGGCCTCATACGCAATGCTGGGTGACGTGAACATTGCCGAACCTGAGGCGTTGATCGGGTTTGCGGGGCCCCGAGTCATTGAAGAGACCATCAAGCAGGACTTGCCTAAGGGCTTTCAGCGAGCCGAGTTCCTACTCGAGCACGGGATGGTCGACCGCGTCGTAGATCGTCGAGAACTCAAAGAAACGATCGCACTCATTCTCCGACATCAGTATGCGGGATGGACCGACTAG
- the rodA gene encoding rod shape-determining protein RodA — translation MMRLLEKWAIDPPLVFAILGMTLFGIAMIYSAGAIYVPNDVTELAWLRQARWLVIALVAFSVLSRVPLRWIEWVAVPAYVFSLILLVATLAIGTGAGTAAGVKSFLGFGGFRFQPSEVAKISTVLVLARLLSQRKEPLTTLRELLVPSLLVGAPLALVMLQPDLGTAMAFGGILFAMLFWASTPVALLLLVASPIVGLILSFDTLIWSAYIVGVVGFLYFYRYRLFLFESVAVVLANMAAGTISGPLWRSLKEYQQNRILVYLDPEVDPRGAGYQVIQSKVAIGSGGMTGQGFTMGPQKRFDFLPEQHTDFIFSVVGEELGFIGTAGAILGFAFILSRLVRMAEQSSDPFAGLVLLGIFGAWLVHIFVNVGMTVGVVPITGIPLPFVSYGGTFLLMSWVAVAIAVRVAHER, via the coding sequence ATGATGCGACTGCTGGAGAAGTGGGCCATCGACCCGCCGCTCGTCTTCGCGATTCTGGGGATGACGCTCTTTGGTATCGCCATGATCTACTCGGCGGGTGCCATTTACGTGCCGAACGACGTGACTGAGCTCGCTTGGCTCCGACAGGCCAGATGGCTCGTTATCGCGCTCGTCGCGTTCTCGGTCCTCTCCCGAGTGCCGCTTCGATGGATCGAATGGGTCGCGGTCCCGGCTTATGTGTTCTCACTCATTCTATTGGTGGCGACGCTGGCGATTGGTACCGGTGCCGGCACCGCGGCAGGCGTGAAGAGCTTCCTCGGCTTTGGTGGATTCCGCTTTCAGCCGTCAGAGGTCGCGAAGATCTCTACCGTGCTGGTGCTGGCACGACTGCTGTCGCAGCGGAAGGAGCCTCTGACGACGCTCCGCGAGCTCTTGGTCCCGTCCCTGCTTGTGGGGGCCCCGCTCGCGCTCGTCATGCTGCAGCCGGACCTGGGCACGGCGATGGCGTTCGGTGGAATCCTCTTCGCCATGCTCTTTTGGGCGAGTACGCCGGTTGCACTCCTTTTGTTGGTAGCGAGTCCGATTGTGGGGTTGATCCTCTCGTTCGACACCTTGATCTGGTCTGCATACATCGTCGGAGTAGTCGGATTTCTCTACTTCTACCGCTATCGGCTCTTTCTCTTCGAGTCGGTGGCCGTTGTGTTGGCGAATATGGCGGCCGGCACGATTTCGGGACCGCTGTGGCGATCTCTGAAGGAGTACCAGCAGAACCGCATCTTGGTGTATTTGGACCCTGAAGTGGATCCACGAGGGGCGGGCTATCAGGTCATCCAGTCCAAGGTGGCGATCGGAAGCGGGGGCATGACCGGACAAGGGTTCACAATGGGCCCACAGAAGCGTTTCGATTTCCTGCCCGAGCAGCACACTGACTTTATTTTTAGCGTGGTAGGGGAGGAACTCGGGTTTATCGGGACCGCAGGAGCCATCCTGGGATTTGCGTTCATTCTTTCGCGTCTGGTGCGCATGGCGGAGCAGTCTTCTGATCCCTTTGCCGGCCTAGTCCTACTCGGTATCTTCGGAGCTTGGCTGGTCCATATTTTTGTGAACGTCGGTATGACTGTGGGTGTTGTGCCCATTACCGGTATTCCTCTGCCCTTCGTCAGCTATGGCGGCACGTTCCTCCTGATGTCTTGGGTGGCTGTCGCAATTGCCGTGAGGGTGGCTCACGAGCGTTAG
- the mrdA gene encoding penicillin-binding protein 2 encodes MNVYHSHERRRRAMGAYVIIALFMGGLSVSFFRIQVLGSDRWELRARSNRIRQLPVPAPRGTIYDRNGRIIADNAPGYAITLMPGPPDSIRATLERMREHMEMSEARIDRLLGFLARYGRQALVVDTDADFRVVSALEERRVEFPDVHIEMRPRRRYLTGEATGHVLGYVGEITREELEYDEYADERYEQGMVVGKTGIEKQYEALLQGRQGLKYVEVDARGRIVGDFAAFRTDPGESGQDLHLNVDIELQEWIHSIFPDSMSGAVVALDVEDGGILAMYSAPSYDPNAFVGGVDNEYWTALNQNERLPLYNRTVMGLYPPASTWKLAAAAIGLDLGVITADEEMPIPCTGGMSFGSDYRRCWNPAGHGFNNLSEAIGNSCNVYFYQLGLRIGFEPLMQRATEIGFSERCGVDLPQEMEGVFPAGPQFFEDRFGYRPLENEVLSLSIGQGPNSQTPLKMAQFYLALARDGSAPTPALARNMDLGPGWVLDLQAEDIGSIYQGLAAVTAQGGTAHVGTSLEHWQVVGKTGTGQNAQSVQGTAGNHAWFVGMAGPWGERPEIVVAALIEYGESGSGMAAPIMAKTADFYLRKKHNIPIDTIQTYGEHLRRGTVPQWYRDRYRPRAAPGG; translated from the coding sequence ATGAACGTGTACCATTCGCACGAACGCCGTCGGCGTGCGATGGGCGCCTACGTCATCATTGCGCTCTTCATGGGTGGGCTCTCCGTGTCCTTCTTTCGAATCCAGGTGCTCGGTTCGGATCGCTGGGAATTGCGCGCGCGTTCGAACCGGATCCGACAGCTCCCCGTCCCGGCGCCCCGCGGCACGATCTATGACCGGAACGGCCGCATCATCGCGGACAACGCGCCCGGATATGCGATCACGCTAATGCCGGGGCCTCCCGACTCCATTCGTGCTACACTCGAGCGGATGCGCGAACACATGGAGATGTCCGAGGCGAGGATCGATCGGCTGCTCGGTTTCCTGGCTCGCTACGGGAGGCAGGCGCTCGTCGTAGACACGGACGCAGACTTCCGGGTCGTAAGTGCGCTCGAAGAACGAAGAGTTGAGTTCCCGGACGTCCACATAGAGATGCGCCCCAGGCGTCGGTACCTGACCGGTGAAGCTACCGGACACGTGCTCGGCTATGTGGGCGAGATCACTCGCGAGGAACTCGAGTACGATGAGTACGCTGACGAGCGCTACGAGCAGGGCATGGTCGTCGGGAAGACCGGAATCGAGAAGCAGTACGAGGCTCTTTTGCAGGGTCGCCAGGGCCTGAAGTACGTCGAAGTTGATGCTCGCGGGCGCATCGTGGGCGACTTTGCGGCCTTCCGCACGGATCCCGGCGAGTCCGGCCAGGATCTCCATCTGAACGTCGATATCGAGCTGCAGGAGTGGATCCACTCCATCTTCCCAGATTCGATGTCGGGGGCGGTAGTTGCGCTCGATGTCGAGGACGGCGGGATCTTGGCGATGTATTCGGCGCCTTCGTACGACCCGAACGCGTTTGTTGGCGGCGTAGACAACGAGTATTGGACCGCGCTCAACCAGAACGAGCGCTTGCCGTTGTACAACCGGACCGTGATGGGACTCTATCCACCTGCGTCCACGTGGAAGTTGGCGGCGGCAGCGATAGGTCTGGATCTCGGGGTGATCACCGCGGACGAAGAGATGCCGATCCCGTGCACGGGAGGCATGTCCTTTGGTTCCGATTATCGCAGGTGTTGGAACCCTGCGGGGCATGGCTTCAACAATCTCTCTGAGGCCATCGGAAACTCCTGCAACGTCTACTTCTATCAGCTTGGCCTGAGAATCGGTTTTGAACCGCTCATGCAACGGGCGACCGAGATCGGATTCAGCGAGCGTTGTGGCGTCGACCTTCCTCAGGAGATGGAGGGCGTCTTCCCCGCAGGACCGCAGTTCTTTGAAGACCGCTTTGGGTACAGGCCGCTCGAGAACGAGGTCCTCTCGCTTTCGATCGGGCAGGGGCCCAACTCACAGACGCCGCTCAAGATGGCCCAGTTCTATTTGGCTCTTGCGCGCGACGGTTCAGCGCCGACACCCGCCTTGGCGCGAAACATGGACCTGGGCCCAGGGTGGGTGCTCGATCTTCAGGCAGAGGACATCGGGTCGATCTATCAGGGGCTTGCGGCGGTGACCGCGCAGGGCGGGACGGCACATGTGGGCACTTCGCTTGAGCACTGGCAGGTTGTGGGAAAGACAGGCACCGGGCAGAACGCGCAGAGTGTCCAGGGAACAGCTGGCAACCATGCGTGGTTCGTGGGCATGGCAGGGCCATGGGGTGAGCGGCCCGAGATCGTGGTGGCCGCGCTCATCGAATACGGGGAGAGTGGGTCGGGAATGGCTGCTCCCATCATGGCCAAGACGGCGGACTTCTATTTAAGGAAGAAGCACAACATCCCCATCGATACGATCCAGACGTATGGGGAGCACCTTCGGCGCGGTACCGTACCCCAATGGTACCGCGACCGGTACCGCCCAAGAGCCGCACCCGGCGGATGA
- the mreC gene encoding rod shape-determining protein MreC yields the protein MPAYVSEPERAGVRRQGMLAIIVLILALATSYLPEIAQQRVAFGLQMTILRPFIAIQERLVTARFRASQVEGLQEQVDSLIAVTSTHGMLLDENRTLRESLDLGARVGPSFLSATVIRPGTPGSESMFLVELGSADGIRVGAPVLGLYGLVGVIREVREGISVGMDWTHPDFRVSAMLADGTTYGMVEVRRGSFREDDRLILNGTAYHESAPAGTVVLTSGLGVIPRGIPIGKIDGVEEVQGGWRKSYWLRPMIEPGSVTHILVATHDSGSDVTDRWVADSLLTRDEAITGRVP from the coding sequence GTGCCGGCGTACGTTTCTGAGCCGGAGCGCGCGGGGGTCCGCCGTCAGGGCATGCTAGCCATCATCGTTCTGATCCTCGCTCTCGCAACTTCCTACCTCCCAGAAATCGCGCAACAGCGCGTCGCTTTCGGGCTGCAAATGACGATTTTGCGCCCGTTCATCGCGATCCAAGAGCGCTTGGTGACGGCGCGCTTTCGTGCGAGCCAGGTTGAGGGTCTCCAAGAGCAGGTCGACTCACTCATCGCTGTGACGTCCACTCACGGGATGTTACTCGATGAGAATCGCACCCTGCGGGAATCGCTCGATTTGGGAGCCCGGGTCGGGCCGTCGTTCCTTTCTGCCACCGTGATTCGTCCCGGCACGCCGGGATCTGAGAGCATGTTCTTGGTGGAACTGGGCTCTGCCGATGGAATTAGGGTAGGTGCACCTGTTCTAGGCCTTTACGGTCTGGTCGGAGTGATTCGTGAAGTGCGAGAAGGTATCTCGGTCGGGATGGACTGGACCCATCCGGATTTTCGCGTGAGCGCCATGCTGGCCGATGGGACTACGTATGGGATGGTCGAGGTGAGGAGAGGGAGCTTCCGTGAAGACGACCGACTCATCCTGAATGGGACGGCATACCATGAATCTGCTCCGGCGGGCACGGTCGTACTCACGAGTGGCTTAGGCGTGATCCCGCGCGGTATTCCGATCGGCAAAATCGACGGGGTAGAGGAGGTGCAAGGAGGATGGCGCAAGAGTTATTGGCTCAGGCCGATGATTGAACCGGGTTCGGTGACGCATATCTTGGTCGCGACTCACGATTCTGGGTCTGATGTCACGGATCGGTGGGTCGCAGATTCTCTGTTGACGAGGGACGAGGCGATCACGGGACGGGTGCCGTGA
- a CDS encoding rod shape-determining protein: protein MSALSNWINSGRIVPVNDIAVDLGTANTLVYVKGEGIVLNEPSVVAVERGNRKIMGIGLEAKRMLGRTPEGIEAIRPLKDGVIADVDVTEMMLRHFLKQVTQKRVFRIKPRVIVGVPSGITELERRAVRSSAMSAGAKGVYMVDEPMAAAIGVGLPVETPTGNMVIDIGGGTTEIAVIALSGIVSNTSIRVGGDELDRAIVTFLRKNYNLLIGEPTAEAVKIQIGSAFDFGEDREMDVKGRDLVSGIPKTVLVHSQEVRECIQEPIQAIVEATRRALEITPPELSSDIVDRGIVMTGGGSLIRGLDKLLQHETNLPIHVDEEPLTCVVRGAGRILDDLHKFRTVLVP from the coding sequence TTGTCCGCACTGAGCAACTGGATTAACTCGGGGCGTATCGTCCCGGTCAATGACATTGCCGTCGATCTAGGCACGGCGAATACCCTCGTCTATGTCAAAGGTGAGGGGATCGTCCTCAATGAACCCTCGGTTGTTGCAGTAGAGAGGGGCAACCGGAAGATCATGGGCATCGGGCTCGAGGCGAAGCGGATGCTCGGGCGCACGCCTGAGGGAATCGAGGCGATCCGGCCGCTCAAAGACGGCGTAATCGCCGACGTTGATGTGACCGAGATGATGCTTCGGCACTTCCTGAAGCAGGTCACTCAGAAGCGGGTCTTCCGCATCAAGCCAAGGGTGATTGTTGGTGTGCCATCCGGGATCACCGAGCTGGAGCGACGGGCCGTTCGTTCGTCGGCTATGTCCGCGGGGGCCAAAGGTGTGTACATGGTCGATGAGCCCATGGCGGCTGCGATCGGCGTTGGGCTTCCTGTGGAGACTCCCACCGGAAACATGGTCATCGATATCGGCGGAGGGACCACCGAAATCGCTGTTATCGCGCTCTCGGGTATCGTCTCGAATACGTCGATCCGGGTCGGTGGCGACGAGCTGGACAGAGCCATCGTGACCTTCTTGCGCAAGAACTACAATCTCCTCATCGGTGAACCCACCGCTGAGGCCGTCAAGATTCAGATCGGCTCCGCGTTCGATTTTGGCGAGGACCGCGAGATGGACGTGAAGGGTCGTGATCTCGTTTCCGGGATCCCGAAGACGGTCCTTGTGCACTCTCAAGAGGTACGCGAGTGCATCCAGGAGCCCATCCAGGCGATCGTGGAAGCAACCCGGAGAGCGCTCGAGATCACGCCTCCGGAGTTGTCGTCGGACATCGTCGATCGTGGTATCGTGATGACCGGCGGTGGATCTCTCATCCGTGGGTTAGACAAGCTACTCCAGCACGAGACCAACCTCCCGATTCACGTGGACGAAGAGCCACTCACGTGTGTGGTGCGAGGGGCGGGCAGAATCCTCGACGACCTGCACAAGTTCCGCACCGTCCTGGTTCCGTAG
- the dut gene encoding dUTP diphosphatase, whose translation MGLVRFQRLPSNPDLPLPERATPQAAGYDIRSAEDEVVLAPGEIRLVGTGLLMELPEGVECQVRPRSGLALKHGITLPNSPGTIDPDYRGEVKIIMQNSGTKSVTLSRGERVAQLVFARFEALDVEEVDGLSDTERGAGGFGSTGTA comes from the coding sequence GTGGGCCTAGTGCGATTTCAGCGACTGCCATCGAACCCTGATTTGCCGCTCCCAGAACGGGCCACACCTCAAGCGGCAGGGTACGATATTCGATCAGCTGAGGATGAAGTTGTGCTCGCCCCGGGGGAAATCAGGTTGGTGGGCACGGGTTTGCTCATGGAATTACCTGAGGGCGTCGAATGCCAAGTGCGCCCTCGGTCGGGTCTGGCGCTGAAACACGGGATCACCCTTCCCAACAGTCCCGGCACGATCGATCCTGATTACCGTGGTGAAGTCAAAATTATCATGCAGAACTCGGGGACGAAGTCCGTCACCTTGTCTCGGGGCGAGCGAGTCGCGCAGTTGGTGTTTGCGCGATTTGAAGCCCTGGATGTCGAAGAAGTCGACGGATTGTCGGACACCGAACGGGGTGCCGGAGGGTTCGGTTCAACCGGTACGGCGTAA
- the ald gene encoding alanine dehydrogenase encodes MLIGVPKEIKPDEYRVALTPAGAEMLSQAGHEVVVEKDAGVGSGFTDDFYEGAGATILDTADEVWAKAEMIMKVKEPIAPEWPRMRKGQLLFTYFHFAADQPLTDACVASGATAIAYETVELSTGELPLLTPMSEVAGRMAIQEGAKYLEKPQGGLGVLLGGVPGVLPGKVLILGGGVVGTQAAKMAAGLGARVHIMDINLERLRYLDDTMPANVHMLYSTRYAIRKQIQDSDLIIGAVLIPGAKAPSLITREDLGQMRPGTVIVDVAVDQGGCVETVKPTTHHDPVYTVDGVIHYAVANMPGGVPRTSTLALTNATLPYAMSLAGKGWKQACSDNAALKLGVNVVDGHVTYRGVADAFDMECRNVDDFLA; translated from the coding sequence ATGCTGATCGGTGTACCGAAGGAGATCAAACCCGACGAATACCGGGTCGCTTTGACGCCCGCTGGCGCTGAAATGCTCAGCCAGGCTGGCCACGAGGTAGTGGTTGAAAAGGACGCCGGCGTGGGGAGCGGATTTACAGACGACTTCTACGAGGGTGCCGGAGCCACGATTCTCGACACGGCAGACGAAGTCTGGGCCAAGGCCGAAATGATCATGAAGGTCAAGGAGCCGATCGCTCCTGAATGGCCCCGGATGCGGAAGGGGCAGCTGCTGTTCACCTACTTCCATTTCGCCGCCGACCAGCCGCTGACCGACGCATGTGTTGCCTCGGGCGCGACCGCGATCGCCTACGAAACCGTTGAACTCTCGACCGGTGAACTTCCGCTCCTGACACCCATGAGCGAAGTCGCTGGGCGGATGGCGATTCAGGAAGGCGCCAAGTATCTCGAGAAGCCTCAGGGCGGTCTCGGTGTGCTGCTGGGCGGAGTCCCGGGCGTTCTCCCGGGAAAGGTCCTGATCTTGGGTGGTGGTGTCGTGGGGACACAAGCCGCGAAGATGGCGGCTGGCCTGGGCGCTAGGGTCCACATCATGGACATCAACCTCGAGCGGCTGCGCTATCTGGACGACACGATGCCGGCCAACGTCCATATGCTCTACAGCACGCGCTACGCCATCCGTAAGCAGATTCAGGATTCCGACCTCATCATCGGCGCGGTCCTGATCCCGGGAGCGAAGGCGCCGAGCCTTATTACGAGAGAAGACCTCGGTCAGATGCGGCCGGGAACGGTCATCGTCGATGTCGCGGTAGACCAGGGCGGCTGTGTCGAGACAGTCAAACCCACCACACACCATGACCCGGTCTATACGGTCGATGGCGTCATCCACTATGCCGTGGCCAACATGCCGGGCGGCGTGCCGCGCACGAGTACGCTTGCGCTCACGAACGCAACGCTTCCGTACGCCATGTCCCTCGCGGGTAAGGGTTGGAAGCAGGCCTGCTCGGACAACGCAGCGCTCAAATTAGGCGTCAACGTCGTGGACGGGCACGTGACCTATCGGGGCGTTGCGGACGCCTTCGATATGGAATGCCGCAACGTGGACGACTTCCTGGCTTAA
- a CDS encoding pitrilysin family protein — MLKATPDRMKHSRSTRGHGRLSVPPSSSIDLRVGDEEFVSETELDNGVRVLSERIPSVRSASVGVWVRQGGAHEGLDEHGASHLLEHMVFKGTRKRSAADIAMALESLGGSLDAYTSREHTAYQARVLDENLGEALDVLADMVLTPTIEPDDLALEREVVLEEIAQVEDTPDDLVYEMHSSLMWDGHAYGKPILGSKESVAEMSSDTLRALHQRRYRGENLIVAAAGNIDHDTLVDSVGDLFAQAGGGEPAEAVSTPLSTRSGREVAHRDSAQTHVVFGTDVPGRGHEDRYPLSLASSALGGGMSSRLFQKVREEMGLCYSVYSYQSFYSASGVSGVYVGTRPATADAAVSAIEGELTRLAEDGLADEELATAKQQMKGQVMLALESTGSRLYRLASFALHGESFLTLDDLLERIDAVTAEEVKRVCRRYFDPSRQMVLRLGPTQAS; from the coding sequence ATGCTGAAGGCGACGCCTGACCGCATGAAGCACAGCAGGAGCACGAGGGGGCACGGGCGCTTGTCCGTGCCCCCTTCGTCGTCCATCGACCTGCGTGTCGGTGATGAGGAGTTCGTGTCGGAGACTGAACTCGACAATGGCGTGCGCGTGCTCAGCGAACGGATCCCGTCGGTGCGATCCGCATCGGTCGGGGTGTGGGTTCGGCAGGGTGGTGCGCACGAAGGTCTGGATGAGCATGGGGCCAGCCACCTGCTAGAGCACATGGTGTTCAAGGGGACTCGGAAGCGAAGCGCGGCTGATATCGCGATGGCGCTGGAGAGTCTCGGTGGTTCACTCGACGCGTATACGAGTCGGGAGCACACCGCCTACCAAGCCCGGGTCCTTGATGAGAACCTCGGAGAGGCGCTCGATGTGTTGGCGGACATGGTGTTGACACCGACGATTGAGCCGGATGATCTAGCGTTGGAACGTGAGGTCGTACTCGAGGAAATCGCCCAAGTAGAGGACACCCCAGACGACCTCGTCTATGAGATGCACTCGAGCCTCATGTGGGATGGGCATGCATACGGAAAGCCGATTCTCGGGAGCAAGGAGTCGGTAGCGGAGATGTCGTCGGACACCCTGCGTGCGCTCCATCAACGCCGTTACCGGGGTGAGAATCTGATCGTCGCGGCGGCTGGGAATATCGATCACGATACGTTGGTCGACTCCGTAGGTGATCTCTTTGCTCAGGCAGGAGGCGGAGAGCCTGCCGAGGCGGTGTCCACGCCGCTGAGTACGCGATCTGGACGTGAAGTGGCGCATCGCGATAGCGCCCAGACTCACGTCGTTTTCGGCACCGATGTGCCTGGACGAGGGCACGAAGATCGGTACCCGCTGTCACTGGCCTCTTCGGCTCTTGGCGGTGGAATGAGTTCGAGGCTCTTTCAGAAGGTCCGGGAAGAGATGGGACTCTGTTATTCGGTATACAGCTATCAGTCGTTCTATAGCGCCTCCGGAGTTTCGGGCGTCTACGTGGGGACCCGCCCGGCCACTGCGGATGCGGCAGTGTCTGCGATCGAAGGCGAACTCACACGGTTGGCGGAGGACGGCCTGGCTGACGAGGAACTCGCCACGGCCAAGCAGCAGATGAAGGGACAGGTCATGCTTGCCCTGGAATCGACCGGGTCGCGGTTGTACCGCCTCGCGTCGTTCGCGCTTCACGGGGAGTCGTTTCTCACCCTCGACGACCTGCTCGAACGCATCGACGCGGTGACAGCCGAGGAGGTGAAACGGGTGTGTCGGAGATACTTCGACCCGAGTCGCCAGATGGTGCTGCGACTGGGCCCGACGCAGGCGAGTTAG